The proteins below come from a single Bubalus kerabau isolate K-KA32 ecotype Philippines breed swamp buffalo chromosome 19, PCC_UOA_SB_1v2, whole genome shotgun sequence genomic window:
- the LOC129633958 gene encoding tumor necrosis factor alpha-induced protein 2-like, with the protein MGIDSEALREAAPAASPPPFPLQILGGQDCEMGVLSVPPRPGVKQGPAIKPGLRTYDPMFHWAWHQKAAKTLDVEVACVPRLCSCEPSRALGPTLLKGVQVSAALSHSSRSLLLPGLLTVAPSFLDFMGPLDTWAAPLAAGLQSLQSPHRCPRGKKGLQAVFPSTGPGLSSPGVKALGRVLLLWMVGKPSAWVPREVAPDMEEEEASKKKKSKGLATMFSVFTKRRKKKGQPSLAETEGESESSLQPPAQLPTVEELKADLERGRLEAARPLLGLELELQEAAAAGRASAEELVRRQSKVEALYALLRDQVLGPLRRPLEAEPERLRQALAVLAEQERQDRATAAAAAGPPGCPGLAATRPRGWLQLWRDGVAQAAAERLSQRPAADAEGLTEAERAFLHMGRTMKEDLEAVVERLKPLFPADFRVVATYAESYHGEFASQLAALAQFELCPRDTYMLLLWVQNLYPNDILNSPKLAPELQGVRLGPLLPPTQIQLLEARFLSNEVATVRKLMARALELESKHWTKDEAPQRLDGRCHSELAIDIIQIISQGQAKAESITLDLGTQIKPLLLEELARFLRSYQGAFDGFLERCRQLRNYRANVIANINNCLPFRTSVEQQWQTPPDLRSSLLSPLNELKSHGFDTLLQSLFGDLKLLFKRFTQTRWAAPQQTLEEIVSAVAERMPEFSELQDCFREELLEAVHLHLVKEYIARLCKRRLVLQTAEQQQQLAGHVQANAQLIQQFCTQNGSPATWLQDALPTLAEIIRLQDPSAIKIEVASYANLYPDFSKGHLSAILAIKGNLSSSDAKSIRSILDINTGAHEPSKALFSLIKVGYVFLCIDLLRSAWRAWGTTPCRARQTSTSVTAPRGPSRGPAFCCCFCPGLAEEWAPEPLELEQLCPDDPSCGAGAVGGSSVDESAACTP; encoded by the exons ATGGGGATTGACAGCGAGGCGCTGAGGGAGGCCGCACCAGCTGCCtctcccccacccttccccctaCAGATCCTGGGGGGTCAGGA CTGCGAAATGGGGGTGCTGTCTGTGCCTCCCAGGCCAGGAGTGAAGCAAGGGCCTGCCATAAAGCCAGGTTTGCGGACCTATGACCCCATGTTCCACTGGGCCTGGCATCAAAAAGCAGCAAAGACCCTGGATGTGGAG GTGGCTTGTGTGCCCCGGCTGTGTTCCTGTGAGCCCAGCAGAGC CCTGGGGCCAACCCTGCTCAAGGGTGTTCAGGTCTCAGCTGCTCTCTCCCACAGCAG ccgctccctcctcctccctggtcTGCTGACCGTGGCCCCTTCCTTCCTGGACTTCATGGGGCCCCTGGACACTTGGGCGGCCCCCTTGGCGGCCGGGCTGCAGTCCTTACAGAGCCCCCATCGCTGCCCCAGGGGGAAGAAGGGGCTGCAGG CCGTGTTCCCCTCCACCGGTCCTGGCCTGTCTTCCCCCGGGGTCAAGGCGCTGGGGAGGGTGCTGCTTCTCTGGATGGTGGGGAAGCCTAGTGCCTG ggttCCCAGGGAGGTGGCCCCGGACATGGAGGAAGAAGAGGCCAGCAAGAAGAAGAAGTCGAAAGGCCTGGCCACAATGTTCAGCGTCTTCACCAAACGCAGGAAGAAGAAGGGTCAGCCCAGCTTAGCAGAGACTGAGGGCGAGTCTGAGTCCAGTCTGCAGCCGCCTGCCCAGCTGCCCACAG TGGAGGAGCTCAAGGCCGACCTGGAGCGCGGGCGGCTGGAGGCGGCGCGGCCtctgctggggctggagctggagctGCAGGAGGCCGCGGCGGCGGGTCGCGCGAGCGCGGAGGAGCTGGTGCGGCGCCAGAGCAAGGTGGAGGCGCTGTACGCGTTGCTGCGCGACCAGGTGCTAGGGCCGCTGCGCCGGCCGCTGGAAGCGGAGCCCGAGCGGCTGCGCCAGGCGCTGGCCGTGCTGGCCGAGCAGGAGCGCCAGGACCGCgcgacggcggcggcggcggcggggccccCGGGGTGCCCGGGGCTGGCGGCCACGCGGCCCCGGGGCTGGCTGCAGCTGTGGCGGGACGGCGTGGCGCAGGCGGCCGCGGAGCGCCTGAGCCAGCGGCCGGCCGCGGACGCCGAGGGCCTCACGGAGGCCGAGCGCGCCTTCCTGCACATGGGCCGCACCATGAAGGAGGACCTGGAGGCCGTGGTGGAGCGCCTCAAGCCGCTCTTCCCCGCCGACTTCCGCGTGGTGGCCACCTACGCCGAGAGCTACCACGGAGAATTCGCGTCCCAGCTGGCAGCCCTGGCGCAGTTTGAGCTGTGCCCGCGAGACACCTACATGCTGCTGTTATGGGTGCAGAACCTCTACCCCAA CGACATCCTCAACAGCCCCAAGCTGGCGCCTGAGCTGCAGGGAGTCAGACTGGGGCCCCTCCTGCCCCCGACCCAGATCCAGCTGCTGGAGGCCAGGTTCCTCTCCAACGAGGTG GCCACCGTGAGGAAGCTGATGGCCCGAGCTCTGGAGCTGGAGTCCAAGCACTGGACCAAGGATGAGGCCCCGCAGAGGCTGGATGGCCGCTGCCACAGTGAGCTGGCCATCGACATCATCCAG ATCAtctcccagggccaagccaaggccGAGAGCATCACCCTGGACCTGGGCACGCAGATAAAGCCCTTGCTGTTGGAAGAGCTGGCCAGGTTCCTCAGGAG CTACCAGGGTGCCTTTGATGGGTTTCTGGAGAGATGCAGACAGCTGCGAAATTACAGGGCCAATGTCATCGCTAACATCAACAACTGCCTCCCTTTCCG GACATCCGTGGAGCAGCAGTGGCAGACACCGCCAGACCTCCGGAGCTCCCTGCTGAGCCCCCTGAATGAGCTCAAGAGCCATGGCTTTGATACCCTGCTCCAGAGCCTGTTTGGGGACCTGAAG CTGCTGTTCAAGAGGTTCACGCAGACCCGCTGGGCTGCCCCCCAGCAGACCCTGGAGGAAATCGTCTCCGCCGTGGCCGAGAGGATGCCCGAGTTCTCAGAGCTGCAGGACTGCTTCCGGGAG GAGCTCCTGGAGGCGGTCCATCTGCACCTGGTGAAGGAGTACATCGCCCGCCTCTGCAAGCGGCGCCTGGTCCTCCAGACggcggagcagcagcagcagctggcgggGCACGTCCAGGCCAACGCCCAGCTCATCCAGCAGTTCTGCACCCAGAAC GGCTCCCCGGCCACCTGGCTGCAGGACGCCCTCCCCACGCTTGCAGAGATCATTCGCCTGCAAGACCCCAGTGCCATCAAGATTGAGGTGGCCAGCTACGCCAATTTGTACCCTGACTTCAG CAAGGGCCACCTGAGTGCCATCCTGGCCATCAAGGGGAACCTGTCCAGCAGTGACGCCAAGAGCATCCGGAGCATTCTGGACATCAACACGGGGGCACACGAGCCCTCCAAGGCCCTATTTTCGCTTATAAAGGTTGGTTATGTTTTCCTGTGTATTGACCTACTGAGGAGCGCCTGGCGAGCATGGGGCACCACTCCATGTCGGGCCCGTCAGACCAGCACCAGCGTCACAGCCCCACGTGGCCCCTCCCGGGGTcctgccttctgctgctgcttctgcccaGGCCTGGCTGAGGAGTGGGCCCCTGAGCCGCTGGAACTGGAACAGCTGTGTCCTGATGACCCCTCCTGTGGGGCAGGAGCCGTGGGGGGAAGCTCTGTGGATGAGAGTGCAGCTTGCACGCCCTGA
- the EXOC3L4 gene encoding exocyst complex component 3-like protein 4, whose translation MPLPQTETSGLEPHRPQEPAEPHTPAQGARRASSEDAPGAGHEGSRPGLGTLRRAFSRASQRASVRAPRGDARLLRLSGRFLFGSLRRTPDNSPAGDQTGATSEPGPACGRKGSSKAKEGVGRRSSTGEGPAEAEGTSVADLISERQLLAAFEQLRHLETGLVAEKASCTFQQDPTGFARRAMDVCLHYDGLAAEIGAIVRETLGPDGVDAAALEELARVVRAEEEAHPETPADGDFLRTPRRWRQYWEDAVRRSAEERVRQAGAGEAPGAADAAPDLARLLAELGALVRHDLQKVQREVHPAYAAAGFPAWEAYLRAFHGAVAGRLQELAHDARGCEQLYVLLDWAANVYSSPDFLGSQNQALSSEPLPPLLAPEVWARLEDDYTSFLETKIASCFDGILQLEQSRWAAAEAPDVLQGLYHTSLSFDVCMLVAEHVKAAGAISAELEATTLGICARALGLFLHRFEKAFLESGAVSEPNLCASINACQELRTHLLAKFPESFGELEKALGAAARAFQKRLLQGLQGAVQPLFRDLCTKAWLTQDLLQPVMDKVVAFSGLLEHMAPPLAQETLQEVHRCVVREYLEQALRPRERLRGADRRSGSQKMGLEAQAIGSTFQGLGSEATWLGQAIPCVADILGETYKDDIGRHLETLIRSYPDIRRDHVLAILALRRLGRRRNQHFLRHAQALLRAAAKASVSGAAGGRVLFEEIELSTSINVLVTCI comes from the exons ATGCCGTTGCCACAGACAGAGACCTCTGGGCTGGAGCCGCACCGTCCCCAGGAGCCGGCGGAGCCGCATACCCCAGCCCAGGGCGCCCGGCGGGCGAGTAGCGAGGACGCACCCGGCGCCGGGCACGAGGGCTCCAGGCCTGGCCTGGGCACCTTGCGGCGGGCCTTCTCGAGAGCAAGCCAACGGGCCTCGGTTCGAGCCCCCCGGGGGGATGCAAGGCTGCTCAGGCTCAGCGGCCGCTTCCTGTTCGGGTCTTTGCGGCGCACTCCAGACAACAGCCCTGCCGGGGACCAGACCGGGGCGACCTCGGAGCCAGGGCCGGCCTGCGGCAGGAAGGGGTCCTCCAAGGCCAAGGAAGGTGTTGGCCGGCGGTCGTCCACGGGGGAGGGGCCTGCGGAAGCCGAAG GCACGTCGGTGGCTGACCTCATCTCTGAGCGGCAACTCCTGGCTGCCTTCGAGCAGCTGCGGCACCTGGAGACGGGGCTAGTGGCCGAGAAAGCCTCGTGCACCTTCCAGCAGGACCCCACGGGCTTCGCGCGGCGTGCCATGGACGTGTGCCTGCACTACGACGGGCTGGCCGCGGAGATCGGTGCTATCGTGCGCGAGACGCTGGGCCCGGATGGCGTGGACGCGGCCGCGCTCGAGGAACTGGCCCGAGTGGTGCGTGCGGAAGAGGAGGCCCACCCGGAGACCCCCGCAGACGGCGACTTTCTGCGCACGCCGCGGCGCTGGCGCCAGTACTGGGAGGACGCCGTGCGGCGGAGCGCGGAGGAGCGCGTGCGGCAGGCGGGCGCGGGGGAGGCCCCGGGGGCGGCCGACGCTGCCCCCGACTTGGCGCGGCTCCTGGCCGAACTCGGCGCTTTGGTTCGCCACGACCTGCAGAAGGTGCAGCGGGAGGTGCACCCCGCATACGCGGCCGCTGGCTTCCCGGCGTGGGAGGCCTACCTGCGTGCCTTCCACGGCGCAGTGGCCGGGCGCCTCCAGGAGCTCGCGCACGACGCCCGCGGCTGCGAGCAGCTCTACGTGCTGCTGGACTGGGCCGCCAACGTCTACAGCAG TCCTGATTTCCTGGGCTCCCAGAACCAGGCTCTGTCCTCAGAGCCGCTGCCCCCTCTCCTGGCACCGGAGGTCTGGGCCCGACTGGAGGACGACTACACCAGCTTCCTGGAG ACCAAAATCGCAAGCTGCTTCGATGGCATCCTGCAGCTGGAGCAGAGTCGCTGGGCGGCTGCGGAGGCCCCCGACGTGCTGCAGGGCCTCTACCACACGTCGCTGTCCTTTGACGTCTGCATG CTAGTGGCGGAGCACGTGAAGGCGGCCGGCGCCATCTCCGCAGAGCTGGAGGCCACCACGTTGGGGATCTGCGCGCGGGCGCTGGGGCTCTTCCTGCACAG GTTCGAAAAGGCTTTTCTGGAATCGGGGGCGGTGAGCGAGCCTAACCTGTGCGCCAGCATCAATGCCTGCCAGGAGCTCAG gactCACCTTCTGGCCAAGTTCCCAGAAAGCTTTGGAGAGCTGGAGAAGGCCCTAGGGGCTGCTGCCCGTGCCTTTCAGAAGCGGCTGCTCCAGGGCTTGCAGGGCGCTGTGCAG CCGCTCTTCAGGGACCTGTGCACCAAGGCCTGGCTGACCCAGGACCTGCTGCAGCCTGTCATGGACAAGGTGGTGGCCTTCTCGGGCCTCCTGGAGCACATGGCCCCACCCCTGGCCCAG GAGACTCTGCAGGAGGTGCACCGCTGTGTTGTCCGCGAGTACCTGGAGCAGGCCCTGAGACCCCGCGAGCGGCTCCGGGGTGCCGACCGCCGGAGCGGCTCTCAGAAAATGGGCCTTGAGGCACAGGCAATCGGCAGCACCTTCCAGGGCTTG GGCTCCGAGGCCACGTGGCTGGGCCAAGCTATCCCGTGCGTGGCTGACATACTGGGCGAGACTTACAAAGACGACATCGGGCGGCACCTGGAGACGCTCATCAGAAGCTACCCCGACATCAG GCGGGACCACGTGCTGGCCATCCTGGCGCTGCGCCGACTGGGCCGCCGTCGGAACCAGCACTTCCTGCGCCACGCCCAGGCCCTGCTGAGGGCTGCGGCCAAGGCCAGTGTCTCCGGGGCCGCCGGGGGCCGCGTGCTCTTCGAGGAGATCGAGTTGTCCACCTCCATAAACGTGCTGGTTACCTGCATATAG